In Neisseria dentiae, one DNA window encodes the following:
- a CDS encoding NAD(P)H-hydrate epimerase, which yields MKVYTAAEMRRYEQAAVDAGTSFEQLMENAGQRAAADLLRRLPKAGRALVVCGKGNNGGDGLVMARVLQQHGWQVDVAFALGRNLSPLAELNLKRLAGLSGIGLVDAEISAGRLNTAYDVVIEGIFGTGFAGTLPDSVAAVCRLLNLSDGLKVALDIPTGLNGDTGEADASAFRADITYTFAAFKPAHISETGKALCGEIVCVDIV from the coding sequence ATGAAAGTTTATACCGCCGCCGAAATGCGCCGCTACGAACAGGCCGCCGTGGATGCGGGCACGAGTTTCGAGCAACTGATGGAAAACGCCGGCCAGCGCGCCGCCGCCGATTTACTGCGCCGCCTGCCGAAAGCCGGCCGTGCGCTGGTGGTGTGCGGCAAAGGCAATAACGGCGGCGACGGTTTGGTGATGGCGCGCGTGTTGCAGCAGCACGGCTGGCAGGTTGACGTTGCGTTTGCGCTGGGCAGAAATTTATCGCCGCTGGCCGAACTCAATCTCAAACGCTTGGCCGGTTTGAGCGGTATCGGATTGGTTGATGCCGAAATATCGGCAGGCCGTCTGAACACGGCCTACGATGTGGTTATCGAAGGCATTTTCGGCACAGGCTTTGCCGGCACCCTGCCCGATTCCGTTGCCGCAGTCTGCCGCCTGCTCAATCTTTCAGACGGCCTGAAAGTGGCGTTGGACATACCTACCGGCCTGAACGGCGACACGGGCGAAGCAGATGCTTCGGCATTCCGCGCCGATATCACTTATACGTTTGCCGCTTTCAAACCCGCACACATCAGCGAAACAGGCAAGGCATTATGTGGTGAAATTGTGTGCGTAGATATTGTTTAG